CATCACCACCGGGGCGAAGAAGGCGGTCCGCAGCAGGTAGCGAGTCCGCAGGTGTTGATTGAGGGCGACGGCCAGGAACAACCCGACCAGATTCGTCAGCACCACGAAGCACGCGGCGAACTTGACGGTGTTCAGCAGGGCGGTGCGGGCCCCCTGGTCGGTGAAGATCTGGCGGAAGTTCTCCAGGCCGGTGAAGGTGGCGGTCGGCGTCAGCCCGTTCCAGTCGGTGAAGGCGTACCAGCCGCCCGCGACGGCCGCGACGTAGCGGGCCAGGAAGACCAGGACCACTGCGGGGACGGCCCAGGCCCAGGGCGGCACGTGACGGGGGGGATTCGGGCGTTTCCGCCCGGTGGCCGGGTGGGCAACCCCTGGGATATTGCGGGAGTGGTGGCTGGTCACGGGGAGTCCTCCGGTGGGCCGAACCTCGTCCGGGAGAGGGTCGGAGGCGGCCAGTCGCCGCCCCCTCGTCTTACTTGCGGTTCCAGGCCGCGTCCAGGCGGGCGAGTAGCGCGTCCACCGTGAGTTGCCCGGTCAGCAAACCCTGAACGCCTTCACCCAGGGTGGTGTACACCTGGGGGTTGCTCCACTCGATCTGGATGAGGGGGGCGATGCGCGACTTGTTCCGCAGGGCGGTCGCAATCCCGCTCAGTTCGGGGGGCAGGTTCTGGCCGGTGGCGGCCTGCCGGGTGGAGATGTCCCCCGTCACCTTGGTGTAGAGTTCCGAGCCCCCGCCCGTGGCGATGAAGTCCGCGAAGGCGAGCGCCGCCGGGAGGTTCTTTGAGTTCTTGGAGACGGCGATGGCGTCCGTCGGCGACACGGCGAGGACCGTGCTGGCGGCGGTCGGCCCGGGGAGCACGAAGGCGCCCAGGTTCAGCTTCGGGTTGATGCTCTTGAGGGCCGAGATGGCGCCCGTGGGAATCACGAAGGCGAGGGCCTGGCCGCTCGCCATCGCCGGGGCCGCCTGGGGCAGGTCCGCGCCCTCGACGCCCGGAATGAAGCAGCCCGCGTTCTTCATGTCGAGCAGGGCTTGCAGGGCCTTTTTCCAGCTCGGGGTTCCGGCAAAGGTCACCTTGCCCGCCGTGCGCTTGGCGTTC
The sequence above is a segment of the Deinococcus aerius genome. Coding sequences within it:
- a CDS encoding ABC transporter substrate-binding protein → MKRTLALLSLTALLSSPALAQSGELRLIAQASEQGNPSMQALVDAFMKKYPNVKVRTEFFPIGTGYPQVLRTQLQGGNAPDLFYVTAGSGGLVSVLPFLDAGYVADLSKRPWAKTVIPTASRGLYWKNNQLAAVPLGMTPIAAVYNVDLLGQLGVSLPKTMPELLKTCGVIRSKGKSMFSLAGANPQNGGLLAATLAENYVLGSDPQWNAKRTAGKVTFAGTPSWKKALQALLDMKNAGCFIPGVEGADLPQAAPAMASGQALAFVIPTGAISALKSINPKLNLGAFVLPGPTAASTVLAVSPTDAIAVSKNSKNLPAALAFADFIATGGGSELYTKVTGDISTRQAATGQNLPPELSGIATALRNKSRIAPLIQIEWSNPQVYTTLGEGVQGLLTGQLTVDALLARLDAAWNRK